A region of Toxorhynchites rutilus septentrionalis strain SRP chromosome 1, ASM2978413v1, whole genome shotgun sequence DNA encodes the following proteins:
- the LOC129763108 gene encoding tigger transposable element-derived protein 6-like — MVQRIINAFKVIYKSNFLRRVLLETDSDRPVTEVIKSFSLYDAIQLATDAWATVTPETIANCWRNLLSQDQNYNSFKDFTISSPTSDPRVLLSKVVQLVDPNYELTEEEVQEWLSNSDNIDVAQIYTDEQLAKPLVVTFSRPTMKSKIAMLTKVLRVILVLRLYVLLEQSIRKTQ, encoded by the exons ATGGTTCAAAGAATCATCAATGCTTTTAAGG ttatcTATAAATCGAATTTTCTGCGCCGTGTTCTGTTAGAAACTGACAGCGATCGCCCAGTTACAGAAGTTATCAAATCATTTAGCCTTTATGATGCTATTCAACTAGCGACTGATGCGTGGGCCACTGTAACTCCAGAAACGATTGCTAACTGTTGGCGCAATCTCTTAAGTCAAGATCAAAACTATAACTCGTTCAAGGATTTCACAATTTCTTCACCAACAAGTGACCCCCGCGTGTTGCTTTCTAAAGTAGTGCAACTCGTTGATCCAAACTACGAACTGACCGAAGAAGAAGTTCAAGAGTGGCTAAGCAACTCAGACAACATAGATGTAGCGCAAATATATACCGACGAGCAATTGGCCAAGCCTCTGGTGGTGACTTTTTCGAGGCCGACCATGAAGAGCAAGATTGCGATGCTAACGAAAGTGCTGAGGGTGATCTTAGTACTTCGGTTATATGTACTCTTGGAGCAGTCAATCCGAAAAACGCAATGA